A stretch of Methanobrevibacter sp. YE315 DNA encodes these proteins:
- a CDS encoding GMP synthase subunit A produces the protein MTIIVVNNKGQYNHRIARSLQYLKIPSKLIPNTTSIEEIEAENPIGLILGGGPSLEGAGLSEEYIKHFDIPILGICLGHQLIAKAYGGEVSTSDTESYAQVKINIDNDENLFEGLAPDMDVWSSHKDEVKSIPKEFEILASSNLCDVESFKHKDKDVYGIQFHPEVHHTPKGSVIFENFYKICQNKV, from the coding sequence ATGACAATAATAGTAGTTAACAATAAAGGCCAATATAATCACAGAATCGCTAGAAGTTTGCAATACTTGAAAATTCCTTCTAAACTTATCCCAAACACAACATCAATCGAAGAAATTGAAGCTGAAAATCCAATCGGATTGATTTTGGGTGGAGGACCTTCATTAGAAGGCGCCGGTTTAAGTGAAGAGTATATCAAGCACTTCGACATACCGATTTTAGGAATCTGTCTTGGCCATCAGTTGATTGCTAAGGCTTATGGTGGAGAAGTAAGCACTTCCGACACCGAAAGCTACGCTCAAGTGAAAATTAACATTGATAACGATGAAAACTTATTTGAAGGACTGGCACCGGACATGGACGTTTGGTCATCCCATAAGGATGAAGTCAAAAGCATCCCTAAGGAATTTGAAATCCTAGCCAGTTCAAATTTATGTGATGTTGAATCATTTAAACATAAAGACAAAGATGTATATGGAATCCAATTCCACCCTGAAGTACATCATACTCCAAAAGGATCAGTTATTTTTGAAAACTTTTATAAAATCTGTCAAAACAAGGTGTAA
- a CDS encoding Ig-like domain-containing protein — MDNNKLIIIVLIAIIAILLVSLVAMMPNINKQETKLTLMNNSISEGDNIEILLSDADGICLSDETINFKLTGEDGVVISEDVTTDSEGKAKLKVEKAGKYSVDCTFKGEGEYSSCSLSENIEVEKATTEVVSESSADNYPEYNPDLGYYRSTGIGESEMKVVELATGRYVVIAGDGYYDYGGQDAQGNIIRGNFLGHGGTRIY; from the coding sequence ATGGACAATAATAAACTTATTATCATCGTTTTGATTGCCATTATTGCCATTCTTTTAGTTTCATTGGTTGCAATGATGCCAAACATTAATAAACAGGAGACTAAGTTAACTCTTATGAACAATTCGATAAGTGAAGGAGATAATATAGAAATCTTATTAAGTGATGCAGATGGAATCTGTCTATCTGATGAAACAATCAATTTTAAACTAACTGGTGAGGATGGTGTAGTCATAAGTGAAGATGTCACAACTGATTCTGAAGGTAAAGCTAAATTGAAAGTCGAAAAAGCTGGAAAATACTCTGTCGATTGTACTTTTAAGGGTGAAGGCGAATATTCCTCTTGTTCACTTTCAGAAAATATTGAAGTTGAAAAAGCAACTACGGAAGTGGTCAGTGAATCATCTGCAGATAATTATCCGGAATATAATCCTGATTTGGGCTATTATCGATCAACTGGAATTGGAGAGTCTGAAATGAAGGTTGTTGAATTGGCCACTGGTCGTTATGTCGTAATTGCGGGGGATGGATATTATGACTATGGTGGTCAAGATGCTCAAGGAAATATAATCAGAGGTAATTTCTTGGGACATGGGGGTACAAGGATATATTAA
- a CDS encoding dicarboxylate/amino acid:cation symporter: MLSKLKSISLSNWILIGMVLGFLVGLFLNFFVTDPFIKDIVLIDNVFYLGGTLFIKLMKMLVVPLVFCSIIVGAASISDIRKIGTIGGRTIAIYLLTTALAVSIALALGALIEPGAGLNMVASADTSNVTLNQTMTDTLLNMVPDNPFSSLASGDMLPVIIFGLLIGIILAKLKEEVQIVSDFFTEANHIMMELTSLIMKFAPIGVFCLMAKTFAGLGFEGLIPLAKYILCVLVGLAVQAFVVYPSLLVIFTRLNPIRFFRRFIPVMFFAFSSSTSNATIPLNLEKVSEMGVSPEISSFTIPLGATINMDGTAIMQGCAVMFAAQAYGMDLGMAGLITVIFTAVMASIGTAGVPSVGLVTLTMVFNSVGLPVEAIGIIFGIDHILDMFRTAVNVTGDAICTIIVSFKNKAMDIDVFNGKKEPGTIGMDFD, from the coding sequence ATGTTATCAAAACTAAAATCAATTAGTCTCAGTAATTGGATATTGATTGGGATGGTATTGGGTTTTCTTGTGGGTTTGTTCTTAAACTTCTTCGTCACAGATCCATTTATTAAAGATATCGTTTTAATTGATAATGTATTTTACTTAGGTGGGACTTTATTTATCAAATTAATGAAAATGCTGGTCGTACCACTGGTTTTCTGTTCAATTATAGTTGGTGCAGCATCAATTTCAGATATAAGAAAAATAGGTACTATCGGTGGACGAACAATCGCAATTTATCTTTTAACTACCGCTTTGGCAGTCTCTATCGCTCTTGCATTAGGAGCATTAATCGAACCTGGTGCAGGATTGAATATGGTTGCCAGCGCAGACACCTCAAATGTTACTCTTAATCAGACAATGACAGATACCCTTTTAAATATGGTTCCTGATAACCCGTTCAGCTCTTTAGCCAGCGGGGACATGCTGCCAGTTATCATATTCGGATTGCTTATAGGAATTATCTTGGCTAAATTAAAAGAAGAAGTGCAAATAGTTTCTGACTTTTTTACTGAAGCAAATCACATTATGATGGAACTAACATCTCTCATAATGAAATTCGCACCTATCGGTGTATTCTGTTTAATGGCAAAAACATTTGCAGGACTAGGATTTGAGGGATTGATACCTCTGGCCAAATACATCCTATGTGTACTTGTAGGTCTTGCAGTACAGGCATTCGTAGTATATCCATCATTGCTTGTCATATTTACCAGACTGAACCCTATCAGATTCTTTAGAAGGTTCATACCAGTAATGTTCTTTGCATTTTCATCCTCAACATCAAATGCAACAATTCCTCTAAACTTGGAAAAAGTATCTGAAATGGGAGTTTCACCTGAAATCTCATCATTCACCATTCCATTAGGAGCAACAATCAACATGGACGGAACTGCAATCATGCAGGGATGTGCAGTTATGTTTGCTGCTCAGGCATATGGTATGGACTTGGGAATGGCAGGACTCATTACAGTAATCTTTACAGCTGTAATGGCATCAATCGGTACCGCAGGCGTTCCTTCCGTTGGACTCGTTACATTGACTATGGTATTTAATTCCGTAGGATTACCTGTAGAGGCAATCGGTATAATCTTCGGAATAGACCACATCCTGGACATGTTCAGAACCGCAGTAAACGTAACCGGAGACGCTATCTGTACAATAATCGTTTCATTCAAAAACAAAGCAATGGACATTGACGTATTCAACGGCAAAAAAGAGCCCGGTACGATTGGAATGGATTTCGATTAA
- a CDS encoding Ig-like domain repeat protein, protein MENRNIIIILVAIIVILLALIGMTFLQMNAKEESNLIITSNSTLNEQDSILIQLTDLNKNPISNGEVDVKIIDNDGKVAVEQSVQTDSKGNAKMDFNLNPGEYSVEATFGGNNEYAQSSTTQNLLIKEKVIEASLVSSSQSSSSSQSSDSSSSSGNPYDINNLPPSNDPNPETRRFYIDENHVRQEYSDNYFSIVDLRTGDRHGGFF, encoded by the coding sequence ATGGAAAATAGAAATATTATCATAATACTTGTTGCAATAATTGTTATACTGTTGGCGTTAATTGGAATGACATTTTTACAAATGAATGCAAAGGAAGAAAGCAATCTAATAATCACTAGCAATTCAACTTTAAACGAACAGGATAGCATATTAATTCAGTTGACAGACTTAAATAAGAATCCTATATCCAACGGAGAGGTGGATGTCAAAATAATAGACAACGATGGTAAAGTTGCAGTTGAGCAATCAGTTCAGACAGATTCTAAGGGCAATGCAAAAATGGATTTCAATTTAAATCCCGGTGAATATTCTGTTGAGGCAACATTCGGTGGAAATAATGAGTATGCTCAAAGCAGTACAACTCAGAATTTGTTGATTAAAGAAAAAGTCATTGAAGCTTCACTGGTTTCCAGCTCCCAATCCTCATCCAGCTCCCAGTCATCCGATTCCTCCTCTTCATCAGGCAATCCCTATGATATCAATAATCTGCCTCCAAGCAACGACCCAAATCCTGAAACTAGAAGATTCTACATCGATGAAAACCATGTCAGGCAGGAATATTCAGACAACTACTTCAGCATTGTTGACTTGAGAACCGGTGATAGGCATGGAGGATTCTTTTAA
- the guaA gene encoding glutamine-hydrolyzing GMP synthase — translation MLSPKEFIEDAIQKIKDQIGDEKAIIALSGGVDSSVCSVLVQEAIGDNLTAVFVDHGLLREGEVEQVTNTFKDRLNFKFVDASDEFMDALAGVEDPEEKRKIIGKVFIDVFEREAIKSDAKFLVQGTIAPDWIETKGEIKSHHNLALPSGMELELCEPIRDLYKDEVREIGDELDLPATTVYRQPFPGPGLGVRVVGALTRENVEICRKANKIVCDEVEAAGLDKDVWQYFAVLTNTKATGVKGDQRDFGYLVVVRIVNSIDAMTASVAELPWDLIKTISQRITSEVSEVTHVALSISDKPPATIEFC, via the coding sequence ATGTTAAGCCCAAAAGAATTTATTGAAGATGCAATCCAAAAAATCAAAGACCAAATCGGTGATGAAAAAGCAATCATTGCATTATCCGGTGGAGTGGACAGTTCAGTCTGTTCCGTTCTTGTTCAAGAAGCTATCGGCGATAATTTAACTGCTGTTTTCGTAGACCATGGTCTTTTAAGAGAAGGAGAAGTTGAACAAGTAACCAATACATTCAAAGACAGGTTGAATTTCAAGTTTGTTGATGCTTCTGACGAATTCATGGATGCTCTTGCTGGCGTTGAAGACCCTGAAGAAAAAAGAAAAATCATCGGAAAAGTGTTCATCGATGTATTTGAAAGAGAAGCAATCAAATCCGACGCCAAATTCTTAGTGCAAGGAACAATCGCTCCTGATTGGATTGAAACCAAAGGCGAAATCAAATCCCACCACAACTTGGCTCTTCCAAGCGGAATGGAATTGGAATTATGCGAACCAATCCGCGACTTATACAAAGATGAAGTAAGAGAAATCGGTGATGAACTCGATTTACCTGCAACTACCGTTTACAGACAACCTTTCCCAGGACCAGGTCTTGGAGTGCGTGTTGTTGGAGCTCTTACAAGAGAAAATGTTGAAATCTGTAGAAAAGCAAATAAAATCGTTTGCGATGAAGTTGAAGCCGCAGGTCTTGATAAAGATGTATGGCAATACTTTGCTGTTCTAACCAACACCAAAGCAACCGGTGTTAAAGGAGATCAAAGAGACTTCGGATACTTAGTTGTAGTCAGAATCGTCAACTCCATTGATGCAATGACCGCATCAGTCGCTGAGCTTCCTTGGGATTTAATAAAAACCATATCTCAAAGAATCACCTCAGAAGTTTCTGAAGTTACCCATGTCGCTTTATCCATTAGTGATAAACCACCTGCAACCATCGAATTCTGTTAA
- the trxB gene encoding thioredoxin-disulfide reductase translates to MEKYDIIIIGAGPGGLTAGIYAGRQGTKNLIIDRDLTGGLGREVPAMENYPGFDNISGLELIEKMKEQAVKNCELHEMEEVTEITKTEDEYRFTVKTTKDEYQSKTIILATGSSHQSLDAKGEEEFKGKGVSYCATCDGFFFAGRDIIMVGGGNSALQEALYLKNLGANVTLVHRRDEFRAQKHLQDMIKEAGINTILNATVEEIKGEMLVESVVLKDTKTGELSEIPTNGVFISVGYIPHTELAKQLDVNLDESGHIIIDKNQKTNIDYVYAIGDVCIGLKQWVVACGEGAVAATSAFEDLQG, encoded by the coding sequence ATGGAAAAATACGACATTATCATCATCGGAGCAGGACCTGGAGGTCTAACCGCTGGAATTTATGCCGGCCGTCAAGGAACAAAAAACTTAATTATTGACCGAGACTTAACTGGAGGATTGGGACGTGAAGTCCCCGCAATGGAAAACTATCCCGGTTTTGACAATATTTCCGGTCTGGAACTGATTGAAAAGATGAAAGAACAGGCAGTCAAAAACTGCGAACTGCACGAAATGGAAGAAGTAACCGAAATTACAAAAACAGAAGATGAATACAGATTCACAGTTAAGACAACAAAAGATGAATACCAAAGCAAAACAATAATCCTTGCAACCGGAAGCTCACACCAATCTCTAGATGCAAAAGGCGAAGAGGAATTTAAGGGAAAAGGCGTGAGCTACTGTGCAACATGCGACGGATTTTTCTTTGCTGGGCGCGACATCATCATGGTCGGTGGCGGAAACAGCGCACTGCAGGAGGCATTATACCTTAAAAACCTCGGAGCCAACGTCACCCTTGTACACAGAAGAGATGAATTCAGAGCCCAAAAGCACCTGCAAGATATGATTAAGGAAGCAGGAATCAATACTATCCTAAACGCAACTGTTGAAGAGATAAAAGGCGAAATGCTTGTCGAATCAGTTGTTTTAAAAGATACAAAGACAGGTGAATTGAGTGAAATTCCAACAAATGGCGTTTTCATAAGTGTAGGATACATTCCCCACACTGAGCTTGCAAAACAACTTGATGTCAATTTGGATGAGTCAGGACACATCATAATTGACAAAAATCAAAAAACTAATATAGATTATGTCTATGCAATCGGTGATGTTTGTATTGGCTTAAAGCAGTGGGTTGTAGCTTGCGGAGAAGGTGCAGTTGCTGCAACTTCCGCATTTGAAGACCTGCAAGGCTAA
- a CDS encoding Ig-like domain-containing protein has protein sequence MNCRKIMLVTFMLLAVLTIGAVSASEDVAFDELAVSDEVADVQLPQEDFDDLSMDNSTVFYPLDDGEEGDDPYNVEVVDEFDVNDQSLAIINITCPVDEQNGYFVFKTLNDDWRELYSYTYVIKGSDHGNVIHITPQDLGITEPGGYIVLIYCAEDPEDLQEDEEIFEAHRGIEAIDYSQFRYVSLDTFRPNALLMGDVFAVYCPDGSSGTVIVDVRKEDDDEFFQSSAKDILDKDDENMLYWSLSELEIYGKDGRYSFNVYHIGSDGSYEDIRRDEEIELVSPISIASSSYINSTIRGGLVLVEIPSNFEDGEILFMINGEEIFTKSLDEFVAEGGNSPYWRYGDGYGGPDENWKYYCIDNYHFAYDFENGNEYVIGAILTLNGQSPYLFTEEAEVRMIERNIVSDGDYSIEIFGENGYIFEEWTYVIVITAPEDSEGTVEIWADDYDGWSWEGSLGDLSGFDEEEGQYWILPEFFEDLGHGDYVICVAYNDEDGNRVIDNSGYIEFYREDDEDGPIEDIELSLNAEDEEEPKFEISDSEIIAYLLIPDNEEFDGTAVTVNVTRNGNDFAAFNTDEMEYEIDDVKKAKKYPIVLDLTQLGDKDLLSIALDCFDEEVWAYGIEIDEDTAIFHWYEEMIDSYVFVGNITTGDFNDPNRMGPHPDGRFIELAIPDAFNVSEGSIVVDDGSGTIIEKSFDDFEDVQYRYEVLGNSYMISLDDFDLMNLPENRNITVTLNFESDSLTFKRIRHGDYLAQVVTPDDVAKSYDININDDVMTSKEDIAVDIVGIDANPQSIWMDVGEGQFNVYVNDEKVEGLGRLIYENWLYLSGVLDADEEELRDMDIAADDIDMPLEEFAELSREEKIQILNDTFKSDYPDDITLFRLTSFRHGCPELHISLADLNITASGEYNIKVTHIPGDPEDILDPDYLPDYSTEIVETLVLEKTITVQYNPSPFISADSVTTQYGKDVNVTVNLFKDVRGNVWFTINGKTDKAPITNGVATYTVSGLKYGLYTVDIRYRGSAKYADDTITTSLKVNKLSAPIVSVSAENIGFNEDATVLVNVAKKVNGNIHITVNNVTKAAPITNGVATATFSGLERGTYEVTALYKGTANILSKTKTTTFKVVKGTPIISVDAPDAGYGSDAVITVNLGNRANGNVHITINGVTGKAPITNGIATYSISGLKRGTYDVNVMYKGSTNYNAQNYTTTLNVVKGTPITSISVKNNYVGRDTTIAVKMASNVNGFVKITVNGATERVQIVNGVATAKFSGLKAGTYDVSAVYAGNANFDAQKFTSNLTVNKLSPGISILKSTVDGNPMITVKLAEDAPGNVWIKVNGSSYRVPISNGVASISLPNLKSGSHEVVATYNGNYKYLAQTKTRTVSVK, from the coding sequence ATGAATTGTAGAAAGATTATGCTGGTAACGTTCATGTTGCTGGCTGTTTTGACAATTGGTGCTGTCAGCGCATCGGAAGATGTTGCTTTCGATGAACTGGCCGTTAGTGATGAGGTCGCTGATGTTCAGCTTCCTCAGGAAGATTTTGATGATTTAAGTATGGATAATTCAACCGTATTTTACCCTCTTGATGATGGTGAAGAAGGTGATGATCCTTATAATGTTGAGGTAGTCGATGAATTTGATGTAAATGATCAAAGCTTAGCAATAATCAACATAACATGTCCTGTAGATGAACAGAACGGTTACTTTGTCTTTAAGACTCTTAATGATGACTGGAGGGAACTTTATAGTTACACTTATGTAATCAAGGGAAGCGATCATGGTAATGTCATTCACATCACTCCTCAGGATTTGGGCATCACCGAACCTGGAGGTTATATAGTTCTCATCTATTGTGCAGAGGACCCTGAAGACCTCCAGGAGGATGAGGAAATCTTTGAGGCACACAGAGGTATAGAAGCTATCGACTATTCTCAATTCAGGTATGTCAGTTTGGACACTTTTAGACCTAATGCGCTTCTCATGGGGGACGTATTTGCGGTCTACTGTCCTGATGGCAGTTCCGGCACAGTCATTGTAGACGTTAGAAAAGAAGATGACGATGAATTTTTCCAATCATCCGCTAAGGACATCTTGGATAAGGATGATGAAAACATGCTTTATTGGTCATTGTCAGAATTGGAGATTTATGGAAAAGACGGCAGATACTCTTTCAATGTTTACCATATTGGGAGCGATGGCAGTTATGAGGATATCAGAAGAGATGAAGAAATTGAACTAGTAAGTCCAATCAGTATAGCATCATCTTCATATATTAATTCCACAATTCGTGGCGGACTGGTTTTGGTAGAAATTCCTTCCAATTTTGAAGATGGTGAAATATTGTTCATGATTAATGGTGAGGAAATATTCACAAAATCCTTAGACGAATTTGTTGCTGAGGGGGGCAATTCCCCTTACTGGAGATATGGCGACGGCTATGGAGGACCTGATGAAAATTGGAAGTACTATTGCATAGACAATTATCACTTCGCCTATGACTTTGAGAATGGAAATGAGTATGTAATCGGTGCGATTTTAACCCTCAATGGACAGTCTCCTTATCTGTTTACCGAGGAGGCGGAAGTCAGAATGATTGAGAGGAATATCGTGAGTGATGGCGATTATTCCATCGAAATCTTTGGCGAAAACGGTTATATATTTGAAGAATGGACATATGTAATCGTAATTACCGCCCCTGAAGATTCTGAAGGCACAGTGGAGATATGGGCTGATGATTATGATGGATGGAGCTGGGAAGGCTCTTTAGGTGACTTGAGCGGTTTTGATGAAGAAGAGGGTCAGTACTGGATTCTTCCGGAATTCTTTGAAGACTTAGGTCATGGTGATTACGTAATCTGTGTTGCTTACAACGATGAAGATGGCAATAGGGTCATTGACAACAGTGGATATATTGAATTCTATCGCGAGGATGATGAAGACGGCCCTATAGAAGACATTGAATTATCTTTAAATGCAGAAGATGAGGAAGAGCCGAAATTTGAAATAAGTGACAGTGAAATCATCGCTTATCTGCTGATTCCTGACAATGAGGAATTTGACGGCACTGCTGTAACAGTCAACGTCACTAGAAATGGAAACGACTTTGCTGCTTTCAATACGGATGAAATGGAATATGAAATCGATGATGTTAAAAAGGCTAAAAAATATCCTATTGTTCTAGATTTGACCCAACTCGGTGATAAGGACCTCTTAAGCATTGCTTTGGATTGCTTTGATGAAGAAGTTTGGGCATATGGAATTGAGATAGATGAGGATACAGCAATTTTCCATTGGTATGAGGAAATGATTGATTCATATGTTTTCGTAGGAAACATAACCACTGGAGACTTCAATGACCCTAACAGGATGGGTCCGCACCCTGACGGCCGTTTCATCGAATTGGCCATTCCGGATGCATTCAACGTCAGCGAAGGAAGCATTGTTGTTGACGACGGTTCCGGAACAATTATTGAAAAGTCATTTGATGATTTCGAAGATGTTCAATACCGTTATGAAGTTTTAGGAAATTCATATATGATTTCATTGGATGATTTTGACTTGATGAACCTTCCTGAAAACAGGAATATAACAGTCACTTTGAATTTCGAAAGCGATTCATTAACATTCAAACGTATCAGGCACGGCGATTATCTCGCTCAAGTCGTCACTCCCGATGATGTGGCAAAGTCATATGACATAAACATCAATGATGATGTCATGACCAGTAAAGAAGATATTGCAGTGGATATTGTAGGTATTGATGCAAACCCACAATCCATTTGGATGGATGTAGGTGAAGGCCAATTCAATGTATATGTAAATGACGAGAAAGTTGAAGGTTTGGGCAGACTGATTTATGAAAATTGGCTTTACCTTTCAGGCGTATTGGATGCGGATGAAGAAGAATTACGTGATATGGATATTGCTGCTGATGACATCGACATGCCTCTGGAAGAATTTGCAGAATTGAGCAGAGAGGAAAAGATTCAAATATTAAATGATACATTTAAATCAGATTATCCTGATGATATTACACTATTCCGCTTGACTTCCTTCCGTCATGGATGCCCTGAGCTTCACATCTCATTGGCTGATTTGAACATCACAGCTTCCGGCGAGTATAATATTAAGGTAACACACATTCCGGGAGACCCTGAAGACATTTTGGATCCTGATTATTTACCTGATTACAGTACAGAGATAGTAGAAACTTTAGTGCTTGAGAAGACTATTACAGTACAATATAATCCATCTCCTTTCATTTCAGCTGATTCTGTAACAACTCAATATGGAAAAGATGTAAATGTTACAGTCAATTTGTTTAAGGATGTTAGGGGCAATGTATGGTTTACCATCAACGGCAAAACCGATAAGGCTCCAATTACAAATGGTGTTGCAACTTACACAGTTTCCGGCTTGAAATATGGATTATACACTGTTGACATCAGGTATAGGGGAAGCGCTAAGTATGCTGACGATACAATAACCACATCTCTTAAAGTAAATAAACTTAGCGCACCGATAGTTTCCGTCTCTGCAGAAAACATAGGATTTAATGAAGATGCAACAGTCCTAGTTAATGTGGCGAAAAAAGTGAATGGTAACATTCATATCACTGTAAATAATGTTACTAAAGCAGCTCCAATTACAAATGGTGTTGCAACAGCCACATTCTCCGGTTTGGAAAGGGGTACTTATGAAGTAACTGCTCTCTATAAAGGTACTGCCAATATACTAAGTAAAACAAAAACAACAACATTTAAAGTTGTTAAAGGAACACCAATCATCTCTGTTGACGCGCCTGACGCAGGCTATGGATCAGATGCTGTAATCACTGTTAACTTGGGTAATCGCGCTAACGGTAATGTGCATATTACCATCAACGGTGTAACTGGAAAAGCTCCGATTACAAACGGTATAGCAACATATTCCATTTCCGGACTTAAACGCGGAACTTATGATGTAAACGTAATGTATAAGGGTAGTACTAATTACAACGCACAAAACTACACAACCACCCTTAACGTGGTTAAAGGAACTCCTATAACATCCATTTCAGTTAAAAACAATTATGTTGGCCGCGATACCACAATTGCTGTTAAGATGGCAAGCAATGTCAACGGTTTTGTTAAAATAACAGTAAATGGAGCTACTGAAAGGGTTCAAATAGTTAACGGTGTTGCAACTGCGAAATTTTCAGGCCTTAAGGCAGGTACTTATGATGTGAGTGCAGTATATGCAGGAAACGCCAACTTCGATGCCCAAAAATTCACATCCAATTTGACCGTGAACAAGCTTTCACCTGGAATTTCCATTTTAAAATCAACAGTGGACGGAAATCCTATGATAACAGTGAAATTGGCTGAAGATGCTCCGGGTAACGTATGGATTAAAGTCAACGGTTCATCATACAGAGTTCCGATAAGCAATGGTGTTGCAAGCATTTCCCTACCTAACCTCAAATCAGGAAGCCATGAAGTTGTAGCGACATATAACGGTAACTACAAGTACCTTGCGCAGACAAAAACAAGAACAGTTTCAGTAAAATAG
- a CDS encoding carboxypeptidase-like regulatory domain-containing protein, with translation MDNNKLIIIVLIAIIAILLVGIVAMVPNFTKQDTNLVFKGNATLNQGDSIKIILTDANGNPIANQNVNITITDKDRVSDFHSVVTSANGEGTFKLDKDPGDYEITVSYGGNDKCNGCNATQKFTVKEKEEATATQSGPTPYAYKSDGTPMYSQAEVDQYMLGKYGMVNYHVGGNGYIDMDEPGYDDAGHRIGR, from the coding sequence ATGGACAATAATAAACTTATAATCATAGTTTTAATTGCAATTATTGCCATTCTTTTGGTTGGGATAGTTGCAATGGTACCGAATTTTACTAAACAGGATACGAATTTGGTTTTTAAAGGCAATGCTACCTTGAATCAAGGTGATTCGATTAAGATTATATTAACCGATGCTAATGGAAATCCGATTGCAAATCAGAATGTAAATATAACAATCACCGATAAGGATAGGGTATCTGATTTCCATTCAGTTGTTACAAGCGCTAACGGTGAAGGAACATTTAAATTGGATAAGGATCCTGGAGACTATGAAATAACTGTCAGCTATGGTGGAAATGATAAGTGCAATGGATGCAATGCAACCCAAAAATTCACAGTTAAGGAAAAAGAAGAAGCCACCGCTACCCAATCAGGACCTACTCCTTATGCATACAAATCCGACGGAACTCCGATGTACAGCCAGGCAGAGGTGGACCAATACATGTTAGGTAAATATGGTATGGTGAACTACCATGTTGGAGGCAATGGGTACATTGACATGGATGAGCCTGGTTATGATGATGCAGGACATAGAATCGGTAGATGA
- a CDS encoding C-GCAxxG-C-C family protein, translating into MDKIKDAVQLFEDGYRCSQAVFAAFSPDFGVSKDDALKIGACFGSGMRKAEVCGACTGALMVLGLRYGDNKSESDRACEEFLDEFKDVNGSYICRDLLNCDISTEEGVEYALDNNLFKQFCPRMVESAAEILEKIIH; encoded by the coding sequence ATGGACAAAATAAAAGATGCAGTTCAATTATTTGAAGATGGGTATAGGTGCTCACAGGCGGTTTTTGCAGCATTTTCTCCTGATTTTGGAGTTTCAAAGGATGATGCTTTAAAAATTGGGGCTTGTTTTGGAAGCGGAATGAGAAAAGCAGAAGTATGTGGGGCATGCACTGGTGCGTTAATGGTATTGGGCTTAAGATATGGGGATAATAAATCCGAAAGTGACAGGGCATGTGAAGAATTTTTGGATGAGTTTAAAGACGTCAACGGTTCATATATATGCAGAGATTTGCTCAATTGCGATATTTCAACAGAGGAAGGGGTGGAATATGCATTAGACAACAATTTATTTAAACAATTCTGTCCAAGAATGGTTGAATCCGCAGCAGAAATACTGGAAAAGATAATTCACTGA